From Desulfovibrio oxyclinae DSM 11498, a single genomic window includes:
- a CDS encoding DUF2062 domain-containing protein, translating to MSRRRYLDAGRVKRLWIDLKRLSRYWYLRVLRQKSSARNLAMAMALGVFIGALPILPFQSVTVIALAFVMRVNKLTAWLATCYSNIFTMVPFYYFLFMVGKTVLPVEGIVFDPGKLEMEQLIETGWGMFSVMLAGGLLVGIPAALLVYFVTLYAVRKYRKQKALRMLRKRTRQ from the coding sequence ATGAGCAGACGCAGATATCTGGACGCAGGGCGCGTAAAGCGGCTCTGGATCGATTTGAAACGGCTTTCGCGCTACTGGTATCTGCGGGTTCTGCGTCAGAAGTCGTCAGCACGAAATCTGGCAATGGCCATGGCGCTTGGCGTGTTTATCGGCGCGCTGCCCATTCTGCCGTTTCAGAGCGTCACGGTAATCGCGCTGGCCTTTGTCATGCGGGTCAACAAGCTCACCGCATGGCTTGCCACCTGCTATTCCAATATTTTCACCATGGTGCCGTTCTACTATTTCCTGTTCATGGTCGGCAAGACCGTGCTGCCCGTGGAAGGGATCGTGTTCGACCCGGGCAAGCTGGAAATGGAACAACTCATCGAGACGGGCTGGGGCATGTTCAGCGTCATGCTGGCGGGCGGCCTGCTGGTGGGGATACCGGCTGCGCTGCTGGTCTATTTCGTCACCCTCTATGCAGTGAGGAAATATCGCAAGCAAAAGGCGCTGCGAATGCTCAGGAAGCGAACGCGTCAATAA
- a CDS encoding methyl-accepting chemotaxis protein, with protein MIAGGWKGMAGILLPMMTVLLSLGAVGGAAMDSSALIYGCAGAAALLAALTLFFTRSAAPKLTAMAADLSKDEDLSKLQEAARGTELQGLMDVLEDKRLEMLDEHHFYYNALQVMGNPVLVCDRKGRIVIATKSVFELLGKPREQVIGFTVSKAFYNREGQAVTDKALEAGKEIETVSDITFWNGNVHRLKVFVAPIYDDHGAIRGAVTSFVDLHDVMEGQKRLEEQQERILAVGRDISNLAERVASASEELSASADEQARGAQKQSGQTDTVATAMEEMTATVLEVAQNASATSKAADEARVSAEEGVSMVTQAVTSINKVSESSGKLSQVVGQLDSQAEEIGRIIGVINDIADQTNLLALNAAIEAARAGEAGRGFAVVADEVRKLAEKTMTATKEVEEAIHTIQERSNHAMTSMTQTEKEVQESTDLSNRAGESLQQIMGRIEDMVSRVSQIATAAEEQSAAAEEIGQSIEDIALVAREADEGAGQAASATRDLAELAQELLTVSMDFSGDSDQSKLRQSDGVMKGILPKITQNFVKEKFGQAVYDHMQQELGNPVFLPTGSYPDTVLNQMAETVAAKVGGTPREFFLQLGRFTVGQFYKMYKRHFKDESLKEFFLRMNELHAQLTKDVPGIKPPKFTYEDKGDSLFMNYRSGRGLFDYFEGILQGAADFKGEKISVKVTPFDSETARAEIRFLGKK; from the coding sequence ATGATTGCAGGTGGCTGGAAAGGTATGGCCGGAATTCTTCTGCCGATGATGACTGTTTTGCTTTCTCTGGGGGCCGTGGGTGGGGCCGCGATGGATTCGAGCGCCCTGATTTACGGCTGCGCCGGAGCTGCCGCGCTGCTGGCCGCACTGACATTGTTTTTCACCCGTTCTGCGGCTCCGAAGCTGACGGCCATGGCCGCCGATCTTTCCAAGGACGAGGATTTGAGCAAGCTGCAGGAAGCCGCCCGCGGGACCGAGCTTCAGGGGCTGATGGATGTTCTTGAGGACAAGCGCCTCGAAATGCTCGATGAGCATCATTTTTACTATAATGCTCTTCAGGTGATGGGCAATCCCGTTCTCGTCTGCGACCGCAAGGGGCGCATCGTCATTGCCACCAAGTCAGTCTTCGAGCTGCTCGGAAAACCGCGTGAACAGGTGATCGGATTCACCGTGAGCAAGGCCTTCTACAACAGGGAAGGTCAGGCCGTGACCGACAAGGCTCTGGAGGCGGGCAAGGAGATAGAGACCGTTTCCGACATCACTTTCTGGAACGGCAACGTGCATCGGCTCAAGGTTTTTGTGGCTCCCATCTATGATGATCACGGGGCGATCAGAGGAGCGGTTACTTCGTTCGTTGATCTGCATGACGTCATGGAAGGGCAGAAGCGCCTTGAAGAACAGCAGGAACGCATTCTTGCCGTGGGCAGAGACATCAGCAACCTTGCCGAGCGGGTGGCGTCGGCCTCCGAAGAGCTTTCGGCCTCTGCCGACGAGCAGGCCCGCGGAGCCCAGAAGCAGAGCGGGCAGACGGACACCGTCGCAACCGCCATGGAAGAAATGACCGCCACGGTGCTGGAGGTCGCGCAGAACGCCTCGGCCACTTCCAAGGCTGCCGACGAAGCGCGCGTTTCCGCCGAGGAAGGGGTCTCCATGGTCACTCAGGCGGTGACGTCCATCAATAAGGTCTCGGAATCGTCCGGGAAGCTTTCTCAAGTGGTGGGGCAGCTCGATTCACAGGCCGAGGAAATCGGCCGTATCATCGGCGTCATCAACGACATCGCGGACCAGACCAACCTGCTGGCCCTGAACGCCGCCATCGAAGCGGCCCGGGCGGGCGAGGCCGGGCGCGGCTTTGCGGTGGTCGCCGACGAAGTGCGCAAGCTGGCCGAGAAGACGATGACCGCCACCAAGGAAGTTGAAGAAGCCATCCACACCATTCAGGAGCGGTCCAATCACGCCATGACGAGCATGACCCAGACCGAAAAGGAAGTGCAGGAAAGCACCGACCTTTCGAACCGCGCAGGGGAATCCCTGCAGCAGATCATGGGCCGCATCGAGGACATGGTGAGCCGTGTTTCCCAGATCGCCACCGCTGCCGAGGAACAGTCCGCGGCAGCCGAAGAGATCGGCCAGAGCATTGAAGACATTGCGCTTGTCGCGCGGGAGGCAGACGAAGGAGCCGGACAGGCGGCGAGTGCCACAAGAGATCTGGCGGAGCTTGCGCAGGAACTGCTCACGGTGTCCATGGACTTCAGCGGCGACAGCGACCAGTCCAAGCTGCGACAGTCCGACGGCGTCATGAAGGGGATCCTGCCCAAGATCACGCAGAATTTCGTCAAGGAAAAGTTCGGTCAGGCCGTGTACGACCATATGCAGCAGGAGCTGGGCAACCCCGTTTTCCTGCCCACGGGCAGCTATCCTGACACGGTCTTGAATCAGATGGCGGAAACCGTAGCCGCGAAGGTCGGCGGTACGCCCAGAGAATTTTTCCTCCAGCTGGGCCGTTTCACCGTCGGCCAGTTCTACAAGATGTACAAGCGTCACTTCAAGGACGAGTCACTCAAGGAATTCTTCCTGCGCATGAACGAGCTGCACGCCCAGCTCACCAAGGATGTGCCCGGCATCAAGCCGCCCAAGTTCACCTACGAGGACAAGGGCGACTCGCTGTTCATGAACTACCGCTCCGGTCGCGGCCTTTTCGATTACTTCGAGGGCATCCTGCAGGGAGCCGCAGACTTCAAGGGCGAAAAGATTTCCGTGAAGGTCACGCCGTTCGACAGTGAGACCGCACGTGCGGAAATCCGCTTCCTTGGTAAAAAATAA
- the fusA gene encoding elongation factor G, translating to MSKAKGPTRKFLEKLRNIGVIAHIDAGKTTLTERILYYSGKIHRIGEVHEGTATMDYMPEEQERGITITSAVTTCLWKDSTVNIIDTPGHVDFTIEVERSLRVLDGAVGVFCAVSGVEPQSETVWRQSERYRVPKIAFVNKMDRLGADFTAVLDSMVNKLKANPVPVTVPDGEGQDFRGVFDLIELKRLEFTGEQGSVVEKYDLTDEEVGRFSEWRERLVETASEVDEELLDLYLGGEEVPADRIRKALRELTLRREIVPVFAGSALKNCGVQPVVDGVGYYLPSPLETPPALATDEETHNTVSYECDTKGPLAGLVFKVAMDSGRKLAFIRVYSGSIDAGDTVYNATQGKQERVARLFHLHAGRKEKLETAFAGDIVAAAGMKFARTGDTLSLEESPALLERIDEYKPVISVAIEPRNSEEGDKLEEVLQKFLLEDPTLVVEEEEETGQVILSGMGELHLEVVLERLRREYSLEPRTGKPQVVYLETPGAKAEAEEEFDRELGEVVHYGCVRLSVEPLERGKGREVSFEVDPDLWSDAWLAAVSEGVDDALQSGVVKGYPVQDVRVRVLGLRKKEGDSSPAGYRMAASMAVRSALRDSGPKMLEPIMGVEISVPEEFVGEVISLMGSKGARVGNMVDRAGQKLVTGDAPLASLFGFSTDLRSATQGRAGFVMKFDRFDVLD from the coding sequence GTGAGCAAAGCGAAGGGACCGACTCGCAAGTTTCTGGAAAAGCTCCGCAACATCGGCGTCATTGCCCACATCGACGCCGGCAAGACTACGCTGACGGAGCGTATTCTCTACTATTCGGGCAAAATTCATCGCATCGGCGAGGTTCATGAAGGCACCGCCACCATGGACTACATGCCCGAAGAGCAGGAACGGGGCATCACCATCACCTCGGCCGTGACCACCTGCCTCTGGAAGGACAGCACGGTCAATATCATCGACACGCCGGGACACGTGGACTTCACCATCGAGGTGGAACGTTCCCTGCGCGTCCTCGACGGCGCGGTGGGCGTTTTCTGTGCCGTAAGCGGCGTGGAGCCGCAGTCCGAAACGGTCTGGAGGCAGTCTGAGCGCTATCGCGTGCCCAAGATCGCCTTCGTGAACAAGATGGACCGGCTCGGCGCGGATTTCACCGCCGTTCTGGACTCCATGGTGAACAAACTCAAGGCCAATCCTGTTCCGGTGACCGTACCCGATGGGGAAGGACAGGATTTTCGGGGCGTTTTCGACCTCATTGAACTCAAGCGGCTGGAATTTACCGGTGAGCAGGGTTCGGTGGTGGAGAAATACGACCTGACCGACGAAGAAGTCGGGCGATTTTCCGAATGGCGCGAGCGGCTTGTGGAGACCGCGTCCGAGGTGGACGAGGAACTGCTTGATCTGTACCTCGGCGGCGAGGAAGTCCCGGCCGACCGCATCCGCAAGGCCCTGCGGGAACTCACGCTCAGGCGGGAGATAGTGCCGGTTTTTGCCGGATCCGCGCTCAAGAATTGCGGCGTGCAGCCCGTTGTGGACGGGGTGGGCTACTATCTTCCCAGTCCGCTGGAAACGCCGCCGGCGCTGGCCACCGACGAGGAAACGCACAATACGGTTTCCTACGAATGCGACACCAAGGGGCCGCTTGCCGGACTCGTCTTCAAGGTCGCCATGGATTCCGGTCGCAAACTGGCCTTCATCCGCGTCTATTCCGGTAGCATCGACGCCGGAGATACGGTTTACAACGCCACGCAGGGCAAGCAGGAGCGGGTAGCTCGCCTGTTCCACCTGCACGCCGGGCGAAAGGAAAAGCTCGAAACCGCCTTTGCCGGGGACATCGTCGCCGCAGCGGGAATGAAGTTCGCGCGCACCGGGGATACCCTCAGCCTTGAAGAATCCCCCGCATTGCTGGAACGCATCGACGAATACAAACCGGTCATCTCCGTGGCCATTGAGCCGCGCAATTCGGAAGAGGGGGACAAGCTGGAGGAAGTGCTCCAGAAGTTCCTGCTCGAGGATCCCACCCTCGTGGTTGAGGAGGAAGAGGAGACCGGTCAGGTCATCCTTTCCGGGATGGGCGAGTTGCATCTTGAAGTGGTGCTGGAGCGGTTGCGTCGCGAGTATTCCCTTGAGCCCCGTACCGGGAAACCGCAGGTGGTCTATCTCGAAACCCCCGGCGCCAAGGCCGAGGCCGAGGAGGAATTCGACCGCGAACTGGGCGAGGTCGTGCATTACGGTTGCGTCCGGCTTTCCGTGGAGCCGCTGGAACGCGGCAAAGGGCGCGAAGTCAGCTTTGAAGTGGACCCGGATCTCTGGTCGGACGCATGGCTCGCAGCCGTGTCAGAAGGCGTGGACGACGCGCTCCAGAGCGGCGTGGTCAAGGGCTATCCCGTACAGGATGTGCGTGTGCGGGTGCTGGGCCTGCGCAAGAAGGAAGGCGATTCTTCCCCCGCAGGATACCGCATGGCGGCATCCATGGCGGTTCGCAGCGCGTTGCGCGACTCCGGGCCGAAGATGCTCGAACCCATCATGGGAGTGGAAATCTCCGTGCCTGAAGAGTTTGTTGGCGAAGTCATCAGCCTCATGGGCAGCAAGGGCGCCCGTGTCGGCAACATGGTGGATCGCGCGGGACAGAAGCTGGTTACCGGCGACGCACCGCTGGCATCGCTTTTCGGTTTTTCGACGGATCTGCGCTCGGCCACGCAGGGCAGGGCCGGGTTCGTCATGAAGTTCGACCGGTTCGACGTTTTGGATTAG
- a CDS encoding outer membrane protein assembly factor BamD: MRAVAAFRACCIMLVLLASGCSLIDYYFLPPPEDTAFELYEAGLDAMQEEHYEAAQDYFAKLKDRFPFSPYAVKGELGLADAFYMDEKYIQAVDNYKEFEAMHPGSEQMPYVLFQIGMANLNQFESIDRRQDNIKEGLEYFYRVEQAYPETEYGKKARKYIKRCRRILAEHELFVADFFFTRSEFGPAWHRYQYVVENFSDIPDLRDYAGKRAKQAYFEYQKTLSEEERLQIQDSWFLWLREWL, from the coding sequence ATGCGCGCTGTCGCCGCCTTCAGGGCGTGCTGCATCATGCTTGTTCTGCTGGCGTCGGGGTGCAGTCTCATAGACTACTACTTCCTGCCGCCGCCCGAGGACACCGCCTTTGAACTGTATGAGGCGGGGCTCGATGCAATGCAGGAAGAGCATTATGAAGCCGCGCAGGACTACTTCGCCAAGCTGAAGGACAGGTTCCCCTTCAGCCCCTATGCCGTCAAAGGCGAACTGGGGCTGGCGGATGCCTTTTACATGGACGAAAAATACATTCAGGCCGTCGATAACTACAAGGAATTCGAGGCTATGCATCCCGGAAGCGAACAGATGCCCTATGTTCTGTTCCAGATCGGCATGGCCAACCTCAACCAGTTCGAATCCATCGACCGCCGTCAGGATAACATCAAGGAAGGCCTGGAATACTTCTACAGGGTGGAACAGGCCTACCCCGAGACCGAATACGGCAAGAAAGCGCGGAAATACATCAAGCGCTGCCGCCGCATTCTCGCGGAGCACGAACTGTTCGTGGCCGACTTCTTCTTCACCCGCAGCGAATTTGGGCCGGCATGGCACCGATATCAGTATGTGGTGGAGAACTTCTCGGACATCCCGGACCTTCGTGACTACGCAGGCAAGCGGGCGAAACAGGCCTATTTCGAATACCAGAAGACGTTGTCCGAAGAGGAACGGTTACAGATTCAGGACAGCTGGTTCCTCTGGCTTCGAGAATGGCTTTAA
- a CDS encoding chemotaxis protein CheA, protein MSDDLNRQIFKEEAYDLLGELEGALLELEESPEDMDLVNRVFRTLHTIKGSGSMFGFDDIAEFTHEVETVLDLVRSEELNVSTDLISLVFRARDQIQKMLDNAGSDVEIAPEEMESILAGLKRLVANEPVEDAAPEAPAEAAPEEQAGEEIPEPEAQSAPNYFILRIAPRSEGAADRETLEPVLSELERLGELSVRTGPGDVPGVQGWEIRLDTPKGEDDIQDIFLFTDADIDIEVTQYAAEEEIPAAATHVAERTPEPEESAETTESVETQPEAAAEEPAGADIVVEASETPEAPEKVEDTKPSEPTGGTPETSIMDEEEREERDRLGDILVRKGVVKPEDVDSAVKDQKKSRETAASKQRQEAVSSIRVAAEKLDYLVDLVGELVIVQAQISQVVSERSDPTLTGLSEELERLSDELRDSTLGIRMLPIGTTFSKFRRLVRDLSADLGKEITLSTNGAETELDKTVIERLNDPLVHLLRNSIDHGIEQPAEREASGKPRSGMILLSAEHSGGEVLIRITDDGKGMDPDVIRAKAVERELIAPDADLSRKEIFKLIFEAGFSTADKVTNVSGRGVGMDVVKRAIDSLRGTIDIDSAPGKGTTITVRLPLTLAIIDGLQVRVEDEYYVIPLSLVEECVELSNVDRNEDESGQRIMYLRGEIVPYVHLREFFEVEGESPPIEQIVITGVEGSRIGIVVDTVIGEHQTVIKSLSRVYKDVEGISGATIKGDGSIALILDIPRLVRRIVAESNLN, encoded by the coding sequence ATGTCCGACGATCTGAACCGGCAGATATTCAAAGAGGAAGCCTATGACCTTCTGGGGGAACTGGAGGGCGCGCTGCTGGAACTTGAGGAAAGCCCGGAGGATATGGACCTCGTCAACCGGGTCTTCAGAACGTTGCATACCATCAAGGGCTCCGGCTCCATGTTCGGATTCGACGACATCGCCGAATTTACCCACGAAGTGGAAACGGTGCTGGATCTCGTGCGTTCCGAAGAACTGAACGTCAGTACAGACCTGATCAGCCTCGTGTTCCGTGCGCGGGACCAGATCCAGAAGATGCTCGACAATGCCGGCTCGGACGTGGAGATCGCCCCGGAGGAAATGGAGTCCATCCTCGCTGGTCTGAAACGACTGGTCGCCAACGAGCCGGTTGAGGATGCCGCCCCCGAAGCGCCTGCAGAAGCTGCTCCCGAAGAGCAGGCTGGCGAAGAAATCCCGGAACCCGAAGCGCAGAGTGCGCCCAATTATTTCATCCTGCGGATCGCCCCGCGTTCGGAAGGCGCTGCGGACAGGGAGACCTTGGAGCCGGTTCTCTCGGAATTGGAACGGCTCGGTGAACTGTCCGTCCGCACCGGTCCCGGTGACGTCCCCGGCGTTCAGGGGTGGGAAATCCGGCTGGATACGCCCAAGGGTGAAGATGACATTCAGGACATTTTCCTTTTCACGGATGCCGACATCGACATAGAGGTGACGCAGTACGCTGCGGAGGAAGAAATTCCTGCGGCGGCGACACACGTCGCAGAACGGACGCCCGAGCCGGAAGAGAGTGCCGAGACGACCGAAAGCGTCGAAACACAGCCTGAGGCCGCAGCCGAAGAACCTGCCGGAGCAGACATCGTCGTGGAGGCCTCGGAGACGCCGGAAGCGCCGGAGAAGGTTGAAGATACCAAGCCTTCCGAGCCGACCGGGGGGACTCCCGAAACCTCGATCATGGATGAGGAAGAGCGCGAGGAACGCGATCGGCTGGGAGATATTCTCGTGCGAAAGGGCGTGGTCAAGCCCGAAGATGTGGACAGCGCGGTGAAGGACCAGAAGAAGAGCCGCGAGACAGCCGCCAGCAAGCAGCGTCAGGAGGCTGTGTCCAGCATTCGTGTCGCGGCGGAAAAGCTGGACTATCTCGTGGACCTCGTGGGCGAACTGGTCATCGTTCAGGCACAGATTTCCCAGGTGGTCAGCGAGCGGTCCGACCCGACGCTCACGGGACTTTCCGAAGAGCTCGAAAGGCTCTCCGACGAATTGCGCGATTCCACCCTCGGCATCCGCATGCTGCCCATCGGCACCACCTTCAGTAAGTTCAGAAGACTGGTCCGTGACCTCTCCGCCGACCTTGGAAAGGAGATAACGCTTTCCACGAACGGTGCCGAAACCGAGCTGGACAAGACCGTCATCGAGCGGCTGAATGACCCTCTCGTGCACCTGCTTCGCAACAGCATAGACCACGGTATCGAACAGCCCGCGGAGCGCGAGGCGTCCGGCAAGCCCAGAAGCGGCATGATCCTGCTCTCGGCTGAACACTCGGGCGGCGAAGTGCTGATCCGCATTACTGACGACGGCAAGGGCATGGACCCGGACGTGATCAGGGCCAAGGCCGTGGAGCGGGAACTCATCGCACCCGATGCGGACCTGAGCCGAAAGGAAATTTTCAAGCTCATCTTCGAAGCGGGTTTTTCCACCGCCGACAAGGTGACCAACGTCTCGGGACGCGGTGTGGGAATGGACGTCGTGAAGCGGGCCATCGACAGCCTGCGCGGCACCATCGACATCGACAGCGCGCCGGGCAAGGGCACCACCATCACGGTGCGCCTGCCGCTGACGCTGGCGATCATCGACGGCCTTCAGGTGCGGGTGGAGGACGAGTACTACGTCATTCCGCTTTCGCTGGTCGAGGAGTGCGTGGAGCTTTCCAACGTGGATCGCAACGAGGACGAATCCGGGCAGCGCATCATGTATCTGCGTGGGGAGATCGTGCCATACGTGCATCTTCGTGAATTTTTCGAGGTGGAGGGCGAGAGCCCGCCCATCGAGCAGATCGTCATCACCGGCGTGGAGGGCAGCCGCATCGGCATTGTCGTGGACACGGTCATCGGCGAGCACCAGACGGTCATCAAGAGCCTCAGCCGGGTCTATAAGGACGTGGAAGGCATCTCCGGAGCCACCATCAAGGGTGACGGCTCCATCGCGCTCATCCTCGACATCCCGAGGCTGGTGCGCAGGATTGTGGCGGAATCCAACCTCAACTAA